ATTGTTTCAGAATTGGGAAGTCTTTGTGAGTGAACAGAATTTTTGGAAGAGGCTCTGGTGTCTCGAGAAGCAGATTGCATTACAAGAAGGCAAGCGGAGAGGTTGGTTTTCTTATACAGACATGGAGAGACTTCTGGAATCTGTAGACATAACAGCATTAGTGAATGCAGTTCTTACAGTAAGTGCAATTCATAACTATTAACGATTAATATTGGGATGTAAACAACTGAGCAATATGAACAGTATGGTTGTTAAATCTCATAGATTTGAACCATACAATACTGTCAATACCAGTCTCCCTAGCTATCATGTTAAAGATTTCTTGATATTGGATGCTCTCTGAGTAGGTCTCAGTATTGAAGGATGGTTAAAAAACTACTGTACATTAATCTGTATGTAAAATGGCTGATTATTTTTATTTGGCTGCAGAATAAATGAGGTGGATAGTGCCAAGAAGAGGACACGTTCCAACAGTTGATATGGAGTTACTTATTAGCTTTACTCCTGGCTTGAAAATGTGGGTGCAGTCGGCTGAATAGATATTGCTACTAGCTTTCAGTTTTGACTGTAATGGCAGGTGTGTGCACTTGAATTGCTTTCACTGCATTGATGTACCTATGCCCAGTGTGATCCTCCCTCTTTCCACCAATAGATGATGCCCAAGCATATTTTTCCATCCTGTTGAACACAATACATTGGCAGCATGTGTGAGGTCTAGATCTAACAGGGTGCTAACACGCTGAAGGAAACTTCCATTCTTGAATAGGGTGGTGATGAAAGCTGTGTCCTGAGATTTTGAAACTAAATTGATAAGGATCTTTGCCCTTAATACAAAAGTATTTACTTTCTCAATGATCTGAGCATGCATGGTGGATTGACTGTAAGCTTTTGACCTGCTATAACCTCTCACCGTCTCTTGCAAACTCTGCAGAGAATCTTCTGCAGATCATGCAGGAATAACATCCTTAGAAGACAGGATGTGGCACTACAGTACAGCTACTGCCTAAGGCCTTCTACCAGAATAGCAGATACATGCATTtgatttagttttattttattggtttattaatttttttgaggTGTTGGCAACACATTAGCCAGGGTAATTGTTTTAAATGTGGATTAGAAAAGTAACTCTTTTTCAACAAGTATTCTGATTTTATGAGCAGTTGGCCCCTCTATATACTGGTTTTTATTTTGCCACACCTTCAGGATGGAGGGCAGAGGGGAAGGtcttcaaatcaagacatgaaagTATTAACAGATGCATGTGCCTTtatttaaactaaactaaactccgttcggacaggccatgagggcccaacagtaccgaccggccgccatgtcattctcAACCTGCAgcgtcattggatgcagatatggaggggcatgtggtcagcgcactgctctccctgctgtatgtcagtttatgagaccggagccgctacttctcaatcaaataactcctcagtttgcctctcaagggctgagtgcaacccacttgccaacagccCTCAGCAGACCgcatgttcacccatccaagtgctagcccagcccgacagtacccaacttcggtgatctaatgggaaccagggttaccactgtggcaaggtcgttggcTGTGCCTTTATTTAGTGCAACTAAAGAAAAGGTGGGACATAGTGGTACTGACTAATGCTCTTTGCTTAAGTTCATCAAACGAGCCTGGGCACAAAGTGCCAAATGCCCCTGAATTGCAAATAAAATGTGCTTGATGTTTTCATGTAATTTGATGTGTGTTCCTTTGTTTATTGCAGTTGGGTTACAACTAAAAAATGACAGGAATTCTGATTGTGCATGTAGTGTGTGTCAAATACACCATcaatccaaaaagtttaaagactgGATTAAGAAAACAGAGACAAAAGTGGAGATCATAGTTTTAATGCGTcaagtttttctacattttctcctGCCAGTTCAGTATGGTGTGCAGAACATTCACCATGTAAAACTCAGAAAATTTCTTTGCGATGTTGTTTAACTTGTGCATCACATTCATATTTTCTTCGGTCTTGGCGAACCACCAGTGACGCGTTATGTACTTTCTCGTTTTGTGGTAGTTTCATATTGTTAGAACTAATCTTGTAACACATGACGATTTATTTCAAGTAAAGAATTGTCTGAATTTTGAATTTCAATAAACTTGTGCCAGATGACCATGCATTGTCATTTTCATTTGGCAATCAATATATCTGCGACAAActtgcacaatattttctcttcctTAGAACATTCTAGAGAAGTCTTGAACTCTTGATTTAGAGACATTCTGTTGTGATTTGTGGCGCAACAATGTTGAAATCTGTCCACTACCTAATGCTGCATTTTCATGAGTGAGTGATCGaatgcacattttttttatttacaatgatTGTTATTTCAAGATGGCACTGTATTTACTTTGCTGAAATCACTTACATGCTTGGGGTAGTACCACTCCAGGAACTTTCagactgactgtgtgtgtgtgtgtgtgtgtgtgtgtgtgtgtgtgtgtgtgtgtgtgttcatggcaCTGTATGGTAAAGAGGGGGAAGGATCAGGCAGAGTATAAGAGCATCATGACCAAAATGTGAGGTTATGTTTCCACTTGTTAAAATAAACTGAACACATGAAATTGATGCAAAGTCCTTCacatttaaaactttaaaatgaaattttgctatATAAGCAAGTGTCAGTAAATATTAAGTTTCGTGTTTTTATAATGGAAGTGTTAATGTAGTTACTCGCCAAGTACTTCAGGTATCAAgtacataaaaaaaaatggaaaatgtcactTTAGCTTTCAGAAAAGGGTATTGTCCCAAAGCTTGGCAACATTTTCGATCTTGTGTATGTGGCTGTTACCACACAGTGCCTGAAATACTCTTGAGCTTAGTCCGCCCATTGTTTGTGTTCTGCTTGAGGCTTTCAATGgccatatttttgttgtaattttcataccTTCTGGTTAGTAAAAGATTATTTTTTCCTCTTGAAAAGTTTCAAATGATAAATAATagacttttgttatttttttaggtGTCTGCTGTTTGCATAACAAGTTACACTGTAAGTGTTTTGGCTCTACTAGGATCTGCATTTATTGTCAGCCAAATACCAGGAAATGCCATCTCTCGGAATACTCAAGACGTCAGTCAATCAGCTGCTGAGATACCTCAGAATTTTACAGCTAACAGTGAGCAGGAGAATGCTGATGCCGTGGTTACAAATTTCATTCTTGCCTCTCTCGGATCATCTGATAGAGACAACACTGCTGTGTCAGTTGACTTCAATCATAATATTGTCAGTGAAATTGCAATGAAGTTGTCAGAACAGTCTACAGAAACTGTGGAAGGAAATGGAACTGGTTGCCCTGCTGTAATAAATTCCTATAACTTTGATGATGAAATTAGTTGGAAACTAGTGAAGAGCCTAGTGGACTGGTTTTGGCACCACTCGTGGCTACAAAATAATAATCAAAGAGGTCACACTTACTTTGACCTTAAAACAGCACCAGGAAATTATTCATATTCCTCTTTGCATTGGATAACATTTATTGCACCGTGGTCATTGAAAGTGCCGTATCATATGGCAGAAATGTCACCGGGTGAAGTAATCAGCCTTTTTCAGtagaacaaggaaaataaaaaacattaaattttacaaatgaAGATAATTGTTGTTAAATATGAGATAGAGCTATTTTTGGTAACTGCTTTTCTATGTACAAAGAATAAAATAAGTTTGTGCTACCTGCAAGTGTACTTGCTGATCAAATGCTTTTTAAAATCAACTAAGCCTGACTGTGAAATTCTTTGAGATTGTGAATAACATCTATAACTTTAGTCaaagatttcttgtttttatttcctctctcttGCCATTAGTTTTGTGAAATATATGAAAATAAGACTTGTGCCAAACCCTGTTGCCTTTTTGTCTTATTAGTGAACTGTGCATTTGTGCATTGCACCTGAGTTTTTAACTGAGCTTTGCACATTTGACTTTCTTGGTGAAATTTATATCTTTGTGGAGAGGAAtggttttgtatatatatatatatatatatatatatatatatatatatatatatatatacgaacataacagagggaaacattccacgtggaaaaaatatatctaaaagaaagatgatgagacttaccaaacaaaagcgctggcaggtcgatagacacacaaacaaacacaaatatacacacaaaattcaagctttcgcaacaaactgttgcctcatcaggaaagagggaaggagagggaaagacgaaaggatgtgggttttaagggagagggtaaggagtcattccaatcccgggagcggaaagacttaccttagggggaaaaaaggacaggtatacactcgcatacacacacacatatccatccacacatacagacacaagcagacatatttaaagacctttaaatatgtctgcttgtgtctgtatgtgtggatggatatgtgtgtgtgtatgcgagtgtatacctgtccttttctccccctaaggtaagtctttctgctcccgggattggaatgactccttaccctctcccttaaaacccacatcctttcgtctttccctctccttccctctttcctgatgaggcaacagtttgttgcgaaagcttgaattttgtgtgtatatttgtgtttgtttgtgtgtctatcgacctgccagcgcttttgtttggtaagtctcatcatctttcttttatatatatatatatatatatatatatatatatatatatatatatatataagccattACATTAACAGGAGGAACTAATTTAAGTTTCATTGTTTTTAATGTTCTTGGTGCCTTGGCTGGTGAAGAGCTTTGAACATTCAAGGCATGTTGTGTATGTGGAAAATGCTATAATGATTAGGATCATATTTTAAAGAGTAAGAATATCCATTACTGGTGCGTAGGTTGATGGGATTGTGGACAACAATCCCATACACGCTGGTAGATAACCTAATAGAGCATTGTGATGAAGTTTAGATTGGAGGCTGTGTGtattttagtgtaagagcattatgATACTTAAGTTTTTTGTGTATGTTGCAGATACATTGTTTTCAGTGAAACTGATGATTCCAATTATTCACACTGTATAAACTACTGGCATAGTTGCTTTCATAAGGTGCTGTGAATAATGGGGTTATACATATTGATCGCAATCCAAATGGTATTCACACGTAAGACCATCACTCATAGCACTTGGCGAAGATCAGTAGGTTAGTTGTTGCATAATTGTTGACACTGTGAATTGTCATGAGCAGTTGGGCATTATTGTATATTTATTGTGGAATGCCATAAAAATTCATTTCTGAATTTTACACACAATGTTCACTGTATGTGGtagcatcatatacagggtgttacaaaaaggtacggccaaactttcaggaaacattcttcacacacaaataaagaaaagatgttatgtggacatgtgtccggaaacacttaatttccatgttagagctcattttagtttcgtcagtatgtactgtaattcctcgattcaccgccagttggcccaattgaaggaaggtaatgttgacttcggtgcttgtgttgacatgcgactcattgctctacagtactagcatcaagcacattagtacgtagcatcaacaggttagtgttcattacgaacgtggtttgttagtgcaatgtttacaaatgtggag
This Schistocerca nitens isolate TAMUIC-IGC-003100 chromosome 1, iqSchNite1.1, whole genome shotgun sequence DNA region includes the following protein-coding sequences:
- the LOC126263717 gene encoding protein CNPPD1 translates to MSNRITPRKGKVLARENFKVIGDHEEFLSRINKTLYYGKLPTTERFSLPVSELAAELFSEEKYGRSLDRLRLEEAASMSRNACVSPCSLVLALVYLERLKVSNVEYVRQVPPSELFLVTMMVASKFLYDDGEEDEVFNDEWAASAGIDVKEMNRFERDFLQAINWEVFVSEQNFWKRLWCLEKQIALQEGKRRGWFSYTDMERLLESVDITALVNAVLTVSAVCITSYTVSVLALLGSAFIVSQIPGNAISRNTQDVSQSAAEIPQNFTANSEQENADAVVTNFILASLGSSDRDNTAVSVDFNHNIVSEIAMKLSEQSTETVEGNGTGCPAVINSYNFDDEISWKLVKSLVDWFWHHSWLQNNNQRGHTYFDLKTAPGNYSYSSLHWITFIAPWSLKVPYHMAEMSPGEVISLFQ